From Prunus dulcis unplaced genomic scaffold, ALMONDv2, whole genome shotgun sequence, one genomic window encodes:
- the LOC117613345 gene encoding uncharacterized protein LOC117613345, with protein MNSELQKQHEHMDAAIDIILHLPELNGEGTCNRWFSAVCELVKTKMLENLGTPLDGELAQDFILASLLDQFSQFVMNSNMGKMDNTLAELLHMLVTAEKNFKRESGSGIMAAFEKGPSSCTKPKSKTKGKGKGKEKKTTVAKPNGKITKKKAKEPKGICFYCNEDGHWKRNYKKYLASLNNNKKYQF; from the exons ATGAACTCTGAGCTTCAGAAGCAACATGAGCACATGGATGCTGCAATTGATATCATCCTTCATCTACCAGAGCTGAATGGTGAGGGTACTTGTAACAGATGGTTTAGTGCTGTTTGTGAGCTTGTGAAGACCAAGATG TTGGAGAACTTAGGAACTCCACTAGATGGGGAATTGGCCCAAGACTTTATCCTTGCATCCCTCTTAGACCAATTCTCCCAGTTTGTTATGAACTCCAACATGGGAAAAATGGACAACACTCTTGCTGAGTTGTTGCACATGCTGGTCACAGctgaaaagaatttcaaaAGGGAAAGTGGGAGTGGGATTATGGCTGCCTTCGAGAAAGGCCCTTCTTCCTGTACCAAACCTAAGTCTAAAACcaaaggcaaaggcaagggaaaggagaagaagacTACTGTAGCCAAGCCCAATGGTAAAATCACCAAAAAGAAGGCAAAGGAGCCCAAAGGAATATGCTTTTATTGCAACGAAGATGGGCACTGGAAGAGGAATTACAAGAAATATCTTGCAAGCCtgaacaacaacaagaagtaTCAGTTCTAA